DNA from Petroclostridium xylanilyticum:
CTACCCAATTTATGGATATATTATTTTACATGGATATTATTTCATCTATTCATTGACAACTTTTATAACATCGTCCCATCTATGACTCTCATATTTTGCACGTAATACAGCTATATACTGGCTACCATTGATGCTCCAGCGCATACCTGCCTGTTTCATCCTTTGTCCAATCACCATTTTATTACCGCTTTCTATAGCTTCACTGCCTATATAATAGCCTTTTTCTTTAAAAGTTTTATAACGTATTCGTTCACGGTTATTCTCCATATATACAGGGAGATTCACTACATTATCCGGTAAATTTTCAATCTTTACTTTGTTCACCTGATTGCTTCCTCAACAAAATTCCTTAAAATACCTTCGCCTTTTATGAGATTTCGTGTTAAAATCTCATTTGAGTTTTTTATCATGGTCTAAGACACCCCTTCTAAAAATTTGAATTCTCATGGGTATCTTAGACTATTTTTTTGTCTCTTTTCAAATGAAATTCTTTCCTTGGAATATTATTCATCAACTAGATTAAATGCACCCCTAACAAGCGACTTTTTACAGTGGTATCATAGATCTTTCTTAAAAAAAGGAATAACCCCACCTCTTTCAATAATGTTCAGAACATGTTCAGAAAGTTTATCACCTTCTATAACTACATTATTATCAAGATTCCTTATAATACCGCTCTGCAAATCAATTGATATTGTATCTCCTTTTTTAACTTTTGAAAGTATTCCATCACAAGTTATAACAGGCAGACCAAGATTTATAGCATTCCTATAGAATATCCTTGCAAAAGAATTTGCAACAATTGCCGATACCCCTGCATTTTTTAATGTGATTGTTGCGTGTTCCCTGCTGGATCCGCAGCCAAAATTATCTCCAGCTACAATGATTCCACCTTTTATAAATTCTTTGATAAAGTTACTGTCAGCTCCTTCCATAGCGTGTTTTGCAATATCACTATGTTCCGTAAGTTCCAGGTATCTTCCGGGATAAATTTGATCTGTATCAATATTGTTTCCAAAAGTCCATACTTTTCCTTGAATGATGCTGTGCATTTTATTATTCCTCCATCAAAATGTATTTTCTCGGATCAGCCAACCTGCCTTCCAATGCAGTTGCCGCAGCTGTTGCTGGAGACACACAGAATATCTTTGCTTCTGTGCTTCCCATTCTCCCTGGAAAGTTTCTACTGGACGTGGTAACACAATATTCACCGGGTGCAAGTACTCCTTGATGCGCTCCAAGACAAGGGCCACATCCCGGTGCAGATATCGTAGCTCCTGCTTTTATCAATTCTTCTATATAACCTTTTTGCACTGCTTGCAGATAGACTCCTTTAGAAGCAGGAATTACAACCAGTCTTGTCCTGGGGTTAATTGTTTTGCCCTTTAATATTTGAACAGCTACCTCAATGTCCTCTAGCCTTCCACCAGTACACGTACCAATGAACGCCTGATGCACCTCTACCTTGTCTACATTATCGATACCATCTACATCATCAATGTTATCTGGTTTAGCAACCTGTGGTGTCAAATCCGCTACGTTGAAATAATACTCTTTGGCATATTTGTAATCTTTGTCGGTGGTAAAGATCTCAAATTCTCTGTCTATCTTTGATTTTATATACCTCATGGTTTTATCATCGGGTTGAATGTAGCTTGTTTTTGCTCCCATTTCAACCGCCATATTACATAAAACCATTCTTTCATCTATGGACATATTCTCTACCGTACTTCCACAATACTCAATTGCCTTATATACGGCAATAGATGGACCTAATTTCCCTATGATATGTAGTACGATATCCTTGGCTGAAGTACCTTTTTGAGGTATGCCATCAATTTGAATTTTTATTACCTCAGGAACTCTAAACCATAATTCTCCGGATATTAGAATTGTAGCAAGGTCTGTAGCCCCGACTCCTGTACCAAATGCACCAAAAGCGCCATGAGTAGTGGTATGAGAGTCTGTAGCAACTAAAACCATGCCGGGAAATACAATTCCTGCCTCGGGCATTACCTGGTGACATACTCCTTCATTGATATCAAATAGATATTTTATTCCCTGTTCCTGAACGAATTCCCTCATTGCTTTTTGGTTGGTTGCAGATTGGATTGTAGGAGCAGGTGCGTAATGGTCTAAAACAAAGCATACTTTATCAGGATGTTTCACTTTTTGTCCGCCCATTTCTTTAAAAGATTTTACCACTTGCAGATACAGATCATTTACTTCTGCCATATCAACTTTCGCAGTGACTATCTCCCCTGCAGCTACTCTCTCATTACCCGATGCCCGGGCAAGTATCTTTTCTATAGCATGCATATTCTTTCCCCCTATCTATCTAATTAACTGTACCTGATATTTTTTATTAGCACAATACTTATATTATTGACTACTCTTATCGTTCATTTATTCAATACCGGTAAGGTAGAACCCCCTACAGGCATAAATATAACTTTGGATTTATTGCCCAACTGCCTGAAAGCCTCTTCAAGCGCATCCGTTACTTCAGTAAAAGGCTGCATAAATATGTTCTTAACTAACTCAGGGTCCAATTCTGAAACTAAGAAGATTTGAGCTTTTACCAATACTCCTGCAATTGCAGCAGCTTTATGCCCACCTAATTGAAAGTCTACCTGAATACGCTCCAATATACTTTGAGGATCTTTTGCACTGATGATCCAGTCTTCAAATACCTCCTCACCCAGGCCCTCCTGGCAGCGGCCTGCCCATATGATAATGCCTCCTTGCCTGACAGCATGTCTCGCATTATCCAATGCCTTTTGTGCTTGGTAAAGATTTAGATCCTTCGGAAATCCTCCAGCAGATACAATAACTATATCAGCTTGTTCCTTGATAGGTACCTTATAGAACTGGTCAAGAAATTTGCACCCTTCTCTATGGGCAAGTATGTGATGCCCTGCAACCGCTTTTATAATGTTTTTGTTTTCATCAAGAACTACATTTACTATAAAGTGTATAGGCACAATGTTTGCAACTTCTTCGATATCATATCTTACCGGGTTATTCTCCATATCCCCGGCTTTTGCTTCCTCTCTTACAAGAAAACGATGGTTACGTTGTATAGCAGCCTTTGTAGAAACTCCAGGCATGATTGCTTTAGCTCCACCGCTATATCCGGCAAACCAGTGATATTCTATATTCCCCAAACATATTCTTATATCGGCTTCTGCAACAACTCTAAAGATATCCACAGGTGTTCCGCTTTTAGTCATCCCCATATGTACATAATCGTTAGGATTGCTGTCAATACATTTTACTCTATTATAAGTCTCTTCTCCAACCAAATACTTTTTTTCTTCCTCAGTATGTTCCCTATGGCTTCCTACGGCAAATATGATAGATATATCGTCACATCCAACTCCACCTGCAAGTAATTCTTCAATTACATGAGGGACTACCAGTTTACTAGGCATAGGCCGCGTAATATCACTGGTAATGATGACTACTTTTTGAGCCGGCTTGACGATGTCCTTTAACCTTTTCGAGCCAATAGGATTTGATATTGCTCTTTTTACCTCATCTTCTCCTACTGCATTAATCTCTAAAGGATTTGGTAACAGTTCAGTTATAAGGTTATTTTCATTCAAGTAAAATTTTTTAAAGCTCTTTCCATATAAACATCTATATTCCTGCATGCCTTCTTCCCCCTCCTTAAACTTAGTTGTTATAAACTATACAACCTTATTATATCTTTATAGCCCATATTATAATATTGCTTCAATTCCGCTATTTTCCAATAATTATATACAGCTTTCTTGAAATGCCTTTAACGGAAAGCAATAAATCAAGGAATAATTATACTTTGCCTAAGCATTATAAAAAATCCAGCATACCATCTTCCCTATCGTTGTACCAATATAATGAATAGGAAAATGAATATGCTGAGATTTAATAAGCATTAATGATTTTTTATTAACCCTTTAGTCCGGTTGTAGCAATACCCTCTACAAAATACTTCTGTGCAAAGAAGAAGATTAAGATTGGAGGCACCATAGTTAATACTGACATCGCCATAAGCCGGTTCCAAGCTACTACATCGGTAATGTCAATAGACATTCTAAGCGCTAATGCAAGTGGGAATTTACTTACGCTATTAATGTAAACTAAAACATTGAAGAAATCATTCCATCTCCAGATAAATTGGAATATACCCACTGAAAAGAGTGCCGGTTTAGCTAGCGGGATCAGTATTCTTATCAGGATAGTAAAAGAGTTACACCCATCTATAATTGCAGATTCATCAAGTTCCCTCGGTATTCCACGAAGAAACTGCACTAACATGAAGATGAAGAATGAATAGGTTGCAAATAATGCCGGTATCCAAAATGTTAAATAAGTATTTAACCAACCAAAATTTTTAAATAGTATATACTTTGGTATAATTATAATCGCGTTAGGCAGCATTAACGTAGCGATTACCAAGGCAAACAAAACTTTCTTAAACGGAAACTTAAATCTTGCAAAACCATAAGCCACCGATACGCTAGAAACAATCGAAGCAATTACAGTTGGAACTACCAACATAAATGTATTTAGAAAAAATGTCGTATAAGTATACTGGCCGCTCCCCTTCCAACCTTGGGCATAAGAATCTAATACCCACTTCTTCGGGATAAGCCCGATTGTAGCGAAAATTTCCTGATTGGTCTTAAAAGAAGATGCAACAAGCCACAGCAATGGGTAAACCATCACTATTCCTAATAATGTTAGCAATATATACGCAATTATATTTTGAACACGAACCTTCATTAGAAATCACCCCCATCTTCATAAAACGTCCAATATTCTGAAGACTTAAATACTAGCATCGTCATAAGCATAATAATAGCAAATAATATCCAGGACTGTGCAGATGCATAACCCATTTTAAAGAACTGGAATCCATTTTGATAAAGCATTAAACCATATAAATATGTTGCCTTTGCAGGACCTCCATTGGTAACGACAAAGGCTCCTGTGAATTCTTGAAATGCGTGAACCATTTGCATAATTAAATTAAAGAAAACAATAGGTGTCAAGAGAGGTAATGTAATGGTTACAAACATTCTAGGTTTGGAAGCACCGTCAACTCTAGCAGCTTCATATAATTCTGATGGAATGTTTTTCAAACCCGCAAGAAAAAGTACCATTGATGATCCGAACTGCCATACTGTTAGAAGGCTTATTGTATATAATGCGATCTTAGGGTTTCCAAGCCAGTCAACTGCAGGAATATGAAATATTGAGGTTACTTTGTTAACGAGACCCTCTCGCATAAACAGGAATCTCCAGAGAACTGCTACAGCAACACTTCCCCCCAATATGGACGGCATATAGTAGACAGTCCTAAAAAAATTGACAAACCTCAATTTAATATTTAAAATCATTGCAATAAATAAAGCAAAGGCAAGTTTTAAAGGTACCGCAATTATAACGTAAATAAAGGTAATCTTTAGTGATTGTAAAAACAGCTGATCTTTTGTAAATAAATCAATATAATTCTTTAAACCTACAAAACTTGGTTTTTTAAGCATAGTAAAATCAGTAAAAGAATATATAAAAGAAGCTATAAAAGGATACAATTGAAATACAAAAAGTCCAATAAGCCACGGGGCAATGTACAAAAATGCTACATATTGATACTTCTTCCTAACTGCTTTTGTTTTAGAAGCTGCTTTCTGCGATTTTAAAGCTACATCTATATTCATCTGGTGAGATCCTCTCCTCTTGCTCTTATTTAATAGAATTAT
Protein-coding regions in this window:
- a CDS encoding 3-isopropylmalate dehydratase small subunit, giving the protein MHSIIQGKVWTFGNNIDTDQIYPGRYLELTEHSDIAKHAMEGADSNFIKEFIKGGIIVAGDNFGCGSSREHATITLKNAGVSAIVANSFARIFYRNAINLGLPVITCDGILSKVKKGDTISIDLQSGIIRNLDNNVVIEGDKLSEHVLNIIERGGVIPFFKKDL
- a CDS encoding 3-isopropylmalate dehydratase large subunit, producing the protein MHAIEKILARASGNERVAAGEIVTAKVDMAEVNDLYLQVVKSFKEMGGQKVKHPDKVCFVLDHYAPAPTIQSATNQKAMREFVQEQGIKYLFDINEGVCHQVMPEAGIVFPGMVLVATDSHTTTHGAFGAFGTGVGATDLATILISGELWFRVPEVIKIQIDGIPQKGTSAKDIVLHIIGKLGPSIAVYKAIEYCGSTVENMSIDERMVLCNMAVEMGAKTSYIQPDDKTMRYIKSKIDREFEIFTTDKDYKYAKEYYFNVADLTPQVAKPDNIDDVDGIDNVDKVEVHQAFIGTCTGGRLEDIEVAVQILKGKTINPRTRLVVIPASKGVYLQAVQKGYIEELIKAGATISAPGCGPCLGAHQGVLAPGEYCVTTSSRNFPGRMGSTEAKIFCVSPATAAATALEGRLADPRKYILMEE
- the larA gene encoding nickel-dependent lactate racemase, producing the protein MQEYRCLYGKSFKKFYLNENNLITELLPNPLEINAVGEDEVKRAISNPIGSKRLKDIVKPAQKVVIITSDITRPMPSKLVVPHVIEELLAGGVGCDDISIIFAVGSHREHTEEEKKYLVGEETYNRVKCIDSNPNDYVHMGMTKSGTPVDIFRVVAEADIRICLGNIEYHWFAGYSGGAKAIMPGVSTKAAIQRNHRFLVREEAKAGDMENNPVRYDIEEVANIVPIHFIVNVVLDENKNIIKAVAGHHILAHREGCKFLDQFYKVPIKEQADIVIVSAGGFPKDLNLYQAQKALDNARHAVRQGGIIIWAGRCQEGLGEEVFEDWIISAKDPQSILERIQVDFQLGGHKAAAIAGVLVKAQIFLVSELDPELVKNIFMQPFTEVTDALEEAFRQLGNKSKVIFMPVGGSTLPVLNK
- a CDS encoding carbohydrate ABC transporter permease, encoding MKVRVQNIIAYILLTLLGIVMVYPLLWLVASSFKTNQEIFATIGLIPKKWVLDSYAQGWKGSGQYTYTTFFLNTFMLVVPTVIASIVSSVSVAYGFARFKFPFKKVLFALVIATLMLPNAIIIIPKYILFKNFGWLNTYLTFWIPALFATYSFFIFMLVQFLRGIPRELDESAIIDGCNSFTILIRILIPLAKPALFSVGIFQFIWRWNDFFNVLVYINSVSKFPLALALRMSIDITDVVAWNRLMAMSVLTMVPPILIFFFAQKYFVEGIATTGLKG
- a CDS encoding carbohydrate ABC transporter permease, encoding MIILLNKSKRRGSHQMNIDVALKSQKAASKTKAVRKKYQYVAFLYIAPWLIGLFVFQLYPFIASFIYSFTDFTMLKKPSFVGLKNYIDLFTKDQLFLQSLKITFIYVIIAVPLKLAFALFIAMILNIKLRFVNFFRTVYYMPSILGGSVAVAVLWRFLFMREGLVNKVTSIFHIPAVDWLGNPKIALYTISLLTVWQFGSSMVLFLAGLKNIPSELYEAARVDGASKPRMFVTITLPLLTPIVFFNLIMQMVHAFQEFTGAFVVTNGGPAKATYLYGLMLYQNGFQFFKMGYASAQSWILFAIIMLMTMLVFKSSEYWTFYEDGGDF